The genomic stretch GAATTATCAGAGCATGTAGAGAACTTGAGATAAAATCAGTTGTCATATTTTCTGAAGCAGATGCGAATGGTTTATGGGTAGCTCGTGCTGATGAGGCTTATCCAATTGTCGGCAATCCAATCGATGCCTATCTAAAATACGAAAAGATACTAGACATAGCAAAAAAAAGTAAGTGTGATGCAATTCACCCAGGATATGGCTTTTTATCTGAAAGTGCAGAGTTTGCTCAAGCCTGTGAAGATAAAGGTTTCATATTTATAGGACCAAAACCTCACCATATACAACTCTTTGGGGATAAAATGGCTTCAAAAGTTGCTATGAAAGATGTAGGAGTACCTGTAGTTGAAGGGACGTCTACACCTGTCATAAATTATAACGACGGGAAAAGAATAGCCCAGGAGATAGGTTATCCCGTAATCATTAAAGCTGCATTTGGCGGTGGCGGTAGAGGTATGAGGATTGTCCATTTTGCCAATGATTTTGAAGCGATGTTTGAATCTGCTACAAACGAATCAATAAAATACTTTGGCAGAGGAGAGGTGTTTATTGAAAAGTATGTACAAAATCCTAGACATATTGAGATTCAAATTGTAGCTGATCAACATGGTAATGTTCTCCATTTAGGGGAGAGAGACTGTTCCATTCAAAGACGTCATCAAAAAGTGATAGAGATTACACCATCACCTCTTTTAAATAATGCTGTAAGAGAGAAACTTTGTCAAATCTCAGTAAATGCGATGAAAAAACTTGGTTACGAAAGTGTCGGTACAGTTGAATTTTTAGTAGATGACAAAGATGAGATATATTTTATAGAGATGAATACTCGTGTACAAGTTGAACATCCCGTTACCGAGATGGTTACAGGCGTTGATATCATACAAAGAATGATACAGATAGCTGCAGGTGACACTCTAAGATATAAACAAGATGAGATAAACTTCCGTGGCTATGCTATTGAATTTAGAATAAACTCTGAAGATCCGCAAAAAAACTTTATGCCTACAGTTGGAACTGTAAAAAAATATCTCACGCCAAGTGGTCCCGGCGTGAGACTAGACACTGGTCTGTATGAAGGGTATGAACTACCGACTTGCTACGATTCGATGATTGGAAAGCTTATAATCTCAGCTTTAGACTGGGAGGGTGTTGTTGCAAAAGCAAGACGTGCATTGGATGAGTTTCACATTGAAGGATTTCAGACAAACATCACTTTACATAAAGCTATTGTGCGTAATGAAGCATTTAAAGCAGGTAAGTTTGATACTGGTTATCTTGATACTAATCTAGATACATTCACATTTAATACTAAAAGTGATGTTGCAAATGAGGATGAAAAATTTTTAGAATTAACAGCAATGATTCAAGAGCTAAAAGAGAATAAACTCGTATCACTGCAAAACAACTTTACACTCTATTAATCTATTCACTCCCCTTCTGAATGGGAGTGTAAAAGAGAAAAATTCTCAATTTTGTTCAAATTCAAGGCGGAGTTTTATTTTTTGGAGGAGCTTACATAAAGTAAGTGACGAGGAAAAATTAAAGTCCAACGTAGAAGTTGGACAAAAGTGTTATTTTTTAAGTGGTGAAAATGGGACTAGAGCTGATCCCCAAGTTAATCCCCCACCAAAAGCATCAAGTAGCATAAGCTCACCCGCTTTTAGTTTTCCCTCTTCATAGATATCATTGATAGCCATAGGGATAGATGCACCAGAAGTGTTACCGTATTTTGCAACAGTAAGAACAACTTGTTCATCTTTCATTTTTAAAGCATCACCAACCGCTTTAATAATACGGTAGTTTGCTTGATGCGGCACAAAGTGTACTACATCATCACTTGCAATATTGTTGTCAGCTAAAATCTCTTTCACGTCATTTGTTAGAGTTCTTACTGCAACTTTGAAAGTTTCATTCCCTTTCATCTGCATAAAACAGCTTGATGCTTCTTGATCAAGTGAATCGTGAGCTGAACCGCTTCCCCCGTTTGGAGTCATAAGAAGGTCTGCATATTCACCGTCTGCACCAGTATGCACATCAATGATAGCTTCTTCCTTATTCTCAGTTGCTGAGATAACTGCAGCACCAGCACCGTCACCAAATAAGATACAAGTACCGCGATCAGTGTAATCAGTAATAGCTGAAAGCTTTTCTGCACCGATGATAAGTATATTTTTCTTCATACCAGCTTCGATAAAGGCTTTTGCTATTGAAAGGATATATACAAAACCTGTACAAGCAGCACTTATGTCAAATGCAGTTGCGTTTTTAATCCCAAGCTTTGTAGCAATGATAGTAGCAGTTGATGGCATACAGAAATAATCCGGAGAGATAGTCGCACATACAACCATGTCGATTTCATCTTTACTTATACCGCTTCTCTCTAAAGCTTTCTCAGCTGCTTTAGTACCAAGGTCACTTGTAAACTCGCTATCTGCTGCAATATGTCTCTCTTTGATTCCTGTTCTTTTTGTGATCCATTCATCTGAAGTATCTACCATTTTTGTAAGATCTTCATTTGTTAAAATTTTCTCTGGAACATAAGCACCAATAGAACGAAACGCAGCGTATGCCATTAAGCTTCCTTTTGTTTTAACTCAGCTATTCTAGCTTCTATATGTTTGTTTACACCTGTATCAACATATCTAATTGCCTGATAAATAGCATTTTCAATTGCTCTAGCATTACTTTTACCATGGCTAACAATTGCACACCCTTTTATACCGATAAGCGGTGCACCACCGATTTCAGCATAATCGATCTCTTTTTTAAGAAGTTTAAAAACTTTTCTCATTAAAAGAGCACCGGTAATTGCAATAGGTGATTTTCTAATATAATCTTTAATAAGTGCAGAGATTGTTGAAGCTACACCTTCACTTGCTTTAAGTACAAGGTTTCCAACAAAACCGTCACATGTAATTACATCACAGCTTCCGTTGAAGATATCACTCCCTTCAACATTTCCTTTAAAACCTCTATAACCTTGAAGAAGTTTAAAAGTAGCTTTTGTAAGTTCGTTCCCTTTTGAATCCTCTTCACCGTTTGCTAATAGCCCGATAGAAGGTTCTTCAATATTTAGAACATCTTCTGCATAACATCCACCCATTACGGCGAATTCTGCTAAATGCTCAGGTTTAGAGTCTACATTTGCACCAACATCAAGTACAACAGAACGGCGTCCTGTTCTTGTTGGCA from Sulfurimonas sp. hsl 1-7 encodes the following:
- a CDS encoding acetyl-CoA carboxylase biotin carboxylase subunit, with translation MKKISKILIANRGEIALRIIRACRELEIKSVVIFSEADANGLWVARADEAYPIVGNPIDAYLKYEKILDIAKKSKCDAIHPGYGFLSESAEFAQACEDKGFIFIGPKPHHIQLFGDKMASKVAMKDVGVPVVEGTSTPVINYNDGKRIAQEIGYPVIIKAAFGGGGRGMRIVHFANDFEAMFESATNESIKYFGRGEVFIEKYVQNPRHIEIQIVADQHGNVLHLGERDCSIQRRHQKVIEITPSPLLNNAVREKLCQISVNAMKKLGYESVGTVEFLVDDKDEIYFIEMNTRVQVEHPVTEMVTGVDIIQRMIQIAAGDTLRYKQDEINFRGYAIEFRINSEDPQKNFMPTVGTVKKYLTPSGPGVRLDTGLYEGYELPTCYDSMIGKLIISALDWEGVVAKARRALDEFHIEGFQTNITLHKAIVRNEAFKAGKFDTGYLDTNLDTFTFNTKSDVANEDEKFLELTAMIQELKENKLVSLQNNFTLY
- a CDS encoding beta-ketoacyl-ACP synthase III; the protein is MAYAAFRSIGAYVPEKILTNEDLTKMVDTSDEWITKRTGIKERHIAADSEFTSDLGTKAAEKALERSGISKDEIDMVVCATISPDYFCMPSTATIIATKLGIKNATAFDISAACTGFVYILSIAKAFIEAGMKKNILIIGAEKLSAITDYTDRGTCILFGDGAGAAVISATENKEEAIIDVHTGADGEYADLLMTPNGGSGSAHDSLDQEASSCFMQMKGNETFKVAVRTLTNDVKEILADNNIASDDVVHFVPHQANYRIIKAVGDALKMKDEQVVLTVAKYGNTSGASIPMAINDIYEEGKLKAGELMLLDAFGGGLTWGSALVPFSPLKK
- the plsX gene encoding phosphate acyltransferase PlsX, translated to MVTIAIDAMGGDFGPEPIVKGCLKALKRKDFTPILVGNKEEILSLLPKKLPKSYRDKISIVEADDVISMSDAATDAVKRKESTIYKAVELVKNGEAHGVVSAGHSGATMTLATLRLGRLKGVSRPALVTLMPTRTGRRSVVLDVGANVDSKPEHLAEFAVMGGCYAEDVLNIEEPSIGLLANGEEDSKGNELTKATFKLLQGYRGFKGNVEGSDIFNGSCDVITCDGFVGNLVLKASEGVASTISALIKDYIRKSPIAITGALLMRKVFKLLKKEIDYAEIGGAPLIGIKGCAIVSHGKSNARAIENAIYQAIRYVDTGVNKHIEARIAELKQKEA